The DNA sequence gagacttggcttttagaactcaaaaatcaactttggcatgaaagcagggccacgcgtacgcgtactccacgcgcacgcgtggatggccacaaaattcatcggcgcatacgcgccattcacgcggacgcgcggattgaaaaatagacaacgacgcgtacgcgtcagccacgcgtacgcgtgggtacacttgcgccccaagcacaagactggcacaactctggcacaactctcggaaaaatggctgggcaatgggtgcagcgcatcgacgcgcacgcgcacaccacgcgcacgcgtggatggtgccttcttgaagaacgacgcgtacgcgccaagtgcgcctacgcgtggagggtcattctgctaaaaattttctaagttaaaagctgcagaattcacagattcaacccccaatctttcgacggacataacttcctcattttaaatcgtttttcacccgttcttcaaacggcatggacatcccggatccaatttcatttctaaacaaatttggcacaaaacaaagatccgtagtccaagttatgtcccgtcaaagtatgcccaaaaaccatgttttcatataaaaccacaaagtgccattttcaaaacaagccattttcaactcttttcaaaatcaaccaaaacatgccaatttcaaccctttttgaaaccaatcaaaatataccaaaatcaacatcaagcctcctcaactcatacattaacactttaccacgaatcacaagaccatcatataaccatctttacctatttcaagcaaatggctaaattacaaacatatcaacatgtcatacatccttcctcatctcaatttccaacaatactatttccaatcaaccatcattatacataatcaatatcataatcactatcacgtggtatcacccacaaatcaaccttaatcattcctcaagcatatatcaaaatatatatacctctcatgcatcgtcataccatcaagacatcaataatcataatcacatatatgaccacataatatttctcaacccaaaaccaaacatacttcatctacataatttcaccctTCACTCCttaaaccttattattcaacaatcaacccaatcattcgcatattcattatatgaaattcatccaatcacttgtgtcatcatacaatgcacacatcaacttacctcccttacctcttttcggcctccggcccaaaatttacggcctccggcccaatttcacaatttaaatgcataaaccacaaattaatactcattacccaatacatcaaattttcaatacaccaagcatacaaggccacacaattctcaacccaatcatcaattcacattacataccaactatgcatattagcatcaaccatttacacaatccaaacttaatcctaggggcatctagcctaggaattctcatcacaccacacggtacttaaatgaaacttaaatcgtacctcttgtagccaaatcaattgagcctcttctatggaagtctccaccaacccttagctccaagcctcaccaaagctccacaagcaataccaacctcccaattgtgcaccaaaaccatcaaatgcactaacataaccaatatgacatacatacatcaacctagggctcataaaaatgacaaatcacaagggtttgagcacttcttacctcagcccatatgaagtagggatagaactcacttagaatccatgttggagtatccctaaacacccaaaatcacaagatttcaacactaacttcccaaaacgtgtaacagtggggaaattcaaaaactgggcagagatgaatgaaatactcaccacaaaacttagatagaaatatagaggatgagaagagcgacgcgtggccgcaaacggctcgtcaatcggagctccgtagctcaagttatggtggtttgaagatcaaagagagttaggttttctctcttctcttctctcttcttaattcagcgccccaacccttctttttagggtaaaatgagctgaaatgctcataactaatatttatatatgttgggtcttgggcccacttaggcccagttcacttatttttatccgttggcccaattttggaccaaaacctttaagattagcgctataaatcacacttcaaatatttctacctcccctaattataattcctcatttcttaatcttatttactcataattaattttctgagctgtagtaccagacaggtctcagccggtactgccggtcaaaattccactgcgcgcttttacacaggaaactatgtcttccgactcagaaaaactcactgaatccaaatatcatatttaaatcatcaaattccaatggccaaatcttccaaccatattcgctcctacttaactcattatttaattaatttcggttagaccgggtattacaacCATTACTTGAAACTTCTACAGAACAGAGATCTGAATGCACAATTTCAAGTAATCTTCTAGCTCTCTAAGACTTTCCTGTAAGGAATGGATCTCTGTGCTTCTTTCCCAGTTGACAAATCTCACAAACACAATTGGAAATATGAATCCGTGGTAGACCAGAAACAAGTCCTTTTCTTGACAGGTAGGTTAGGccagaaaaatgaaaatgcCCAAACCGCATATGCCACAACCAGTTATTATCAAGTATCACAGAACTCGTGCAAGACGGATTAACATGTTGAATTTTTAACGGAAACATTCTGTTTGAAGTCATCTTTGCTTTATCAATGAACCTTCCATTGTTGTCAAATACAGTGCAATATCCACGATAAGTTATCATCTTATATCCCTTCTCAGATAATTGTCCCATGCTTAGAAAATTGTAATCAAGTTCAGGAGCATAGAAAACATCAGAAATATAACTCAGAGAACCATCCTTCAATTTAATTGGTATGTGCCCTTTTCCTTCAATAGGGATCTTTGTACTATTACCAAACTTCAATAATAGTTTAACTGAATCATCTAGAGAAGAAAATAACTCCTTTCTACCAGACATATGATTACTGCAAGCATTATCCAAGTACCatatattttcatctttggcACATGAATTActtgtaaaaaataaagtctGAGTACCCGGATTGTCATCAGTATTTTGATGCTGATTTTCTGCAACGTGTGCTTGATTATTATTCATCACTTTGAATCCGCAATCTGCTGCTTTACGTCCATACTTTCCACAATGAAAGCAATTGAAATTGGTTCTTTCTTGATAAAAATTGCCTCGACCTCTTCCTCGGTTGACAAGTCTAAAATTCGTTCCACCTCTTCCTTAATTAGGTGGTGTAAAATTATTGTAACTTCCTTGGTTGTAATTGCCACAACCTCTACCTCTAAAACTTCCTCTGCCTCTACTTTGAAAATTGAAACCACGACCTCGTCCTTCTTTTGTATGACTTGATGCTGAAACATTGTTTAAATTCACTCGGCTTTTCAGGGCTTCCTCGATTGACTTTTCTGATTTCTCCAGTATTCTACTGATGTGGCTTTCCATGGTTCCTTGCAACTCTGCAATCGTCATGGTATCCATATCATGGGACTCTAGTATTATAGTCACCACATGGTCATACTTCATCGGCATGGTGCGAAGAATTTTCTCCACTACTTTGCTATCGGGCATATCTTCTCCATAGACTCTCATTTTATTGACAAGGTCTGTAACACGAGTAAAATATTGCTCAACAGTTTCTAAGCTAGACATCTCGTACCTTTCATATTCTCTTCTCAAAGACTGTAGCTTTGCTTTCTAAGCTTTATCTATGCCTTTGTATGACAGCTTCAACGTGTTCCATGCTTCTTTTGCACTTTTGGCATTTGCTATTTTGCCAAACACCGTATAATCTACTCCTTGATGAATTTGAGATAGCGCCAATTGATCTCTCCTTTGTTGGGCAGCATCTGCTCCTTCTTGCAAACCCAGTTCAATGAAGTTCCATAGGTTCTGGGCCTTCAAATGGGTAGACATCAAAGTCTCCCAATAACTATAATCAAGTTTCCCATATAACTTGGGACCGGACCACACAATGTTAAAAGTGTTTGCCATACCGACTCTATGAATAAACAACTATGTGAGAACTCTCTCACACCTCACAAAATCTCCAACACCAGACGCTGGATTAAccagctctgataccaaatgtAAGTATAATACCCACACTTCAATTGGCCCTAGGATCACTCACTCATATAAATGACGCtatcatatttttcatctcTCAAATTCACTAATGCTCATAATTCTAAGGAGAGAATTTCTAATATTTCAAAAcatattcaattttatttatggAACACACATGCAATTCACAAGGCATATgtgcctttatataggcaatGCTTcctactaaaataataatttatgaatTACAACTCAATTTTGTAATGACTACTATTTTATGAGTTGGCTTCATGAATCTTCTTTCAACTTGTATTCATGTAGTTTCCATAATCTTCTAATTTGCTTGACTTccaatttcaattcaatttgattttgaattttttcaatGTTGTAAAATGTTGTAGGTGTACTATTCTTTTGAATGTTCTTCAAAAATCTTCAAGCTTCCAGTATGTTAGCTTCTAGCAATATCTAACAAATTGATGATTATTGTATTCAACTAAAACTTTGCTTTTTTTTGACCATTTTGACTTCAAAAAACTCTTCATGAAAATTCTAGTGATACAAATTGATTTATAATGAATTAACACATATTTATACTAGTAAGAAAGAATGCTCCTACATCATTCACTGCAGAGTAGTTTAGTTCCAAACTACTTTGTGTCTCTTCTTTATAGTCATGCATGATTATATATATGAGTAGTTTCTAATGTAATAAAAGAACTAATAATACAATATACTTCACTCATAGTCTTTTACAATCTCTATGATTCACAACTGTGATTTCAACAAACTCAACAAATATTTTTGAGTTATTacaccttatatattatgtactCTTTATATATTCTCACtaaaaaaattacaacaaaTAAACTTATA is a window from the Arachis stenosperma cultivar V10309 chromosome 3, arast.V10309.gnm1.PFL2, whole genome shotgun sequence genome containing:
- the LOC130965885 gene encoding uncharacterized protein LOC130965885 — translated: MSSLETVEQYFTRVTDLVNKMRVYGEDMPDSKVVEKILRTMPMKYDHVVTIILESHDMDTMTIAELQGTMESHISRILEKSEKSIEEALKSRVNLNNVSASSHTKEGRGRGFNFQSRGRGSFRGRGCGNYNQGSYNNFTPPN